In Bacteriovorax stolpii, a single genomic region encodes these proteins:
- the truA gene encoding tRNA pseudouridine(38-40) synthase TruA gives MKRSLDKMYYYKITIQYEGTQYAGFQWQNGLRTVQDEINKVLAQLIDGKVTTRAASRTDTGVHAMDQVVKISSALPIECETFLESFNRHLPKDIKCLAITPCEGTFKPAAEALSKEYRYFFTNKKQVTLEDRQFIANIANELDITAMQTCLKAIIGKHDFCNFYSIGSNVKTTEREISFCELSEINPHEIFAGQTLFHIPNDLQYCYQLRIEANGFLKQMIRHLMSALWMVGSKKLSVEEFLTLIDGPKKEKQLWKVASPNGLYLYKISYPRD, from the coding sequence TAAAATGTATTACTATAAGATAACTATTCAGTACGAAGGAACTCAATACGCTGGCTTTCAATGGCAGAATGGACTTCGTACTGTTCAAGATGAAATCAATAAGGTCCTCGCTCAATTAATTGATGGCAAGGTAACAACGAGAGCGGCTTCGCGTACTGATACTGGTGTCCATGCCATGGATCAAGTTGTCAAAATATCTTCTGCCCTCCCAATAGAATGTGAAACTTTCCTTGAATCATTTAACCGTCATCTTCCTAAAGACATCAAATGCCTGGCGATCACTCCTTGTGAAGGAACTTTTAAACCAGCAGCAGAAGCCCTTTCTAAAGAGTACCGCTACTTTTTTACTAACAAAAAGCAAGTGACCTTAGAAGACAGACAGTTCATTGCTAATATTGCTAACGAGCTGGATATTACGGCCATGCAAACTTGCCTAAAGGCCATTATTGGAAAACACGATTTTTGTAATTTTTATTCTATTGGAAGTAATGTCAAAACAACGGAAAGAGAGATTTCTTTTTGTGAACTCTCAGAAATTAATCCTCATGAGATCTTTGCTGGTCAAACCTTATTTCACATCCCCAATGATCTACAATATTGTTACCAATTAAGAATTGAGGCCAATGGTTTTCTCAAGCAAATGATCAGGCATTTAATGAGTGCTTTGTGGATGGTGGGAAGTAAAAAACTCAGCGTGGAAGAATTCCTGACCTTGATTGATGGGCCTAAGAAAGAGAAGCAACTATGGAAAGTTGCTTCTCCTAATGGTTTGTACCTATATAAAATCTCTTATCCAAGAGATTAG